A window from Oncorhynchus gorbuscha isolate QuinsamMale2020 ecotype Even-year unplaced genomic scaffold, OgorEven_v1.0 Un_scaffold_1929, whole genome shotgun sequence encodes these proteins:
- the LOC124024574 gene encoding very-long-chain (3R)-3-hydroxyacyl-CoA dehydratase-like — protein MLACIDTDWKLLTWLRYSIWMPLYPLGVLAEAIAVIQSLPIFDETRLYSIPLPTVLGSSFSFSFTLKIYLALMFLGLFINFRHLFRQRRRRMRSRKRKMN, from the exons ATGTTGGCCTGCATCGACACAGACTGGAAGCTGCTGACCTGGCTCAGATACTCCATCTGGATGCCCCTCTACCCTCTGGGGGTGCTAGCAGAGG CTATAGCTGTGATCCAGTCCCTGCCTATCTTCGATGAGACCCGTCTGTACAGCATCCCTCTACCTACGGTCCTGGGCTCGTCCTtcagcttttccttcactctgaagATCTACCTGGCCCTCATGTTCCTCG GTCTGTTCATCAACTTCCGCCACCTGTTTCGCCAGAGGAGGAGACGAATGCGCTCCAGGAAGAGGAAAATGAACTAA